The DNA region TCGCTTGACTACACCTATAacaaaaccatttttattttattttttaaactaggTCCAAAGCTCAAGTAGTGAGTTGCTCAGTAGGTTGTAGTACACTACTATTACATTTAAAGATATACGAGTATCTACATAAGGTCTATTTCTACACCATACGTAATGGTGTTTTAATTACAGAACTTAGGTTagccataaaatattaaaggcaataaatatcgttttaaaaGGTTCCATCAACttgattaaagtttaataattcGTGAGTCACATCgagtcaattaatttaatgttcaaaaacgttattatatacgagtataattataatgtattcaaCATATAACCGTGACATCACGCTTATTGTAATTAGCTATTATCGTTTGTAGATATAGTATcaatctttatatttgaaagattACCTTCATACAAACcggctcgttggtctagtggtttatGAAGTCACCTTTTCGTTGTGGACTGTGGGCATGGTCGGTATTTCAGACTATTTGCTAAATaacgacacgacacgacacgatGAGTTTTAAGtttgtattaaatgtaaagctaccgtgGGACGCTGCTTGCTTTGACATATGGGGCCCGCAACATGGCTCCTTTTAAGAAcggaaattgtaatttttttgccCAGAGCCACAACTATAAAGCGGCTTATCCTAGACCTAGTGGATATTACTATatgtatactattatatatttactggtggtagagctttgtgtaagctcgtctgggtaggtaccacccactcatcagatattctaccgcaaaatagcagtacttggtattgctgtgttccggtttaaatggtgagtgagccattgtagagtaattacaggcacaagggacataacatcttagttcctaaggttggtggcgcattggtgatgtaagcgatggttaacatttcttacaatgccaatgtctaagggcgttggtaaccacttaccatcaggtggcccatatgctcgtccgcctttctattctataaaaaaaatatatcaatcgtCAGTTAGTCAATAGGAACGCTTCGGCAATGACGCGGAGGGTAGCAACgcgtttattaataatgaaaaaatataagtatatcgTCCTCGACCAAGACAACAGCTGAGTACATAGTTATCGAAAAATTGACTCGCAGAACAAAGTAACACCacgttaggaatatgtcaaaagtAAGAAAAGTAGCCATTAAAAATTGTCTACGATCTCATCCCTGCTTAAACGATCTATCATAACTCCCGTTCACAAGGGTTGTGACAGAGATGACGTTAGTAACTATCGTCCAATTTCCGTTTTGCCGTCAATATCaaagttaatagaaaaaattataaatgtgagattattaaactatttaaataaatttaagcttttgTCAGACTCTCAATATGGTTTTCGTCAGGGCAAATCCACGGAGGACGCTGTTGAAGCTCTAACCTCGCACATTGTTAAGAGTCTTGATAGTGGTAAAAGGTGTTTGGCTGTAttccttgatttaaaaaaagcctttgatacggTCTCTGTACCCATTCTTGTGAAAAAGTTAGAAAATTTGGGAATCAGAGATACCTCGCTGGCTCTTTTTAGGGACTACTTGAGCGACCGAACTCGAGAAGTCAAAATTGGACAGTTTGTTAGTCGTGCCTCAAAAATAACTTATGGCGTACCGCAAGGTAGTGTCTTAGGACCTACCTTGtttctaatttacattaatgatctctgtaatttaaaaataaacaatgctatATCGTATCGTATCAATATGTATCGTCTGCataggaaaatatttattttcctatgcagacgataccgcaattgtttttacagatactAGTTGgactaaagttaaaaatacaacagaaaGAGGTCTCTTCACTGTCTCCTGTTGGCTGAAGTCAAATTTACTGTCTCTAAACACAACCAAAACAAACTACATGCCTTTTTCCATCTATAATCGAACCCAGCCAGatagtaactataatattacagtTCATGTTTCCAATAGCATTAAATGTGAGGATTGTAATAACTGCTCCATGATCAAACGAGTGAACTCTTTCAAGTACCTTGGTGTGTTAATAGATCAAAGACTATCATGGGATGCACAGCTAGAAGCTATAGGATGTAGATTGCGTAAACTAATTTGGATATTTAAGATGTTACGCCACAAAGCCTCTTGggccttattacataaaatatataaagctttggCGCAGCCAATATTGGAATACTGTATTCCTGTATGGGGAGGAGCTGCTAAATCTAAGTTCATTGAAGTTGAGAGAGCGCAAAGGCTTTTGCTAAAAGTTATCCACTTCAAGCCATATCGCTTCTCAACGGACACGCTATATTCAATGAGCCAGATACCGACTGTCAGACAAATGTATATCCAACGTATCATTCTTAAAgctcataaatcattaaaattcattaaatccaGTTCATTAAACagaagaataaaacataaaattgctgAAACGTATGGTGCTAAGACTACTTTTGCTAGCAACCAATATATAACACGTTCTGCctacctttataataaaattaataaaattctaaacatatatctcgaacaatattttaacgtcaaacagaaattatttgaatggttaaaaacaaaaacatacgatgacaccgaattaattctgtttcataaaacataatctaatctactgTAATCTACACATACACCCacctacacatacacacacacatacacacaaacacacacacacacacaaacacacaagtaaaattcattttgatataatgttagtttacctactgattgtgagttttagtatatagtaagatactgtttattctttttaagaacatggacagaattgtatgttatggaagagcgggtccttctgtcacgagtattatattatactcactagagggtcccaacctttatttgctatgtacagcttgataaagaataaactattttttcatattttttttcatcccGATTTCTTTCATAGGATAGTATTGACGGTGCGCCGCAAGGCTACGTGTGGGTAAGGTTAAACTTAGCTacaattaatacgtaaatagtGTCTAGATAAATAAACCAAGACaatagacaaataataatagtaatacacACCAGGCAAGGGCTTatgtaaatacaacaaaaagGTCTGACTCGGATCGGCGGTATTATTGTGGTGGTTGCTTAAAACAATCTTCAGAGCACTACAGTATAGTACTATAAATATACAGAAGAGTACCGTTtgtcatttcaaaataaacCTCCTCTGGTGAAATTTTGCAAATGTCGTTTGATTTTCTTAAATCGGCTTCCAGATTTTATGACAATATGTAGCCGTTTGACCCAGCATCCAGTGTTTGTAACAAGCGGGATCGCCGAGCACAAAACAAAACGACACTTATAAAAAATTCTGCTTTTTAGTTTGATCATGACTCTTGCCATTGGTATTGGCTACACGTGTATTACTTTACTATCTTTTTAAAGTACTGTggaatataacattaaaaattctgTAAAATCGATGATGTAaggatacttaatattttacagCTAAAACCTATTACTTAGTAGACATAAAATACGAACCTTCAGACGAATACACGATCTCGATGCACAGTTTTCTTGACTTTTCTAATTTCGATGTAATCAATTCGGTTATTACACACAGTGCGATATACAagatcgaataataaaaaaacagttgtaAGAGCACGAAATAGGTCTCAGTGTTCGTTATCAGCTGCAATATACAGAcaacgaaacaaaaatatttaaatcaaaatcgtTTGTTGTTcttaaattattcaaacaaaaGCGTTAAGAAGTTTGGggtgaatattttttgtttttataaaatttaatttacaacaaaatctgttgtaaataatatacaaaaaataagcaCTCGTTAATTACGCGTTACTGTCGAATCTTTTatggaattattttatacatatatgtaatatattataggtataatTACCATGTATGAAAAGATTGCTTGGTGTTTAACTAACATAATTGATAATTCAATTAACATGACCACCCACAGTAACATCATGTACGTGAAGTACGATATCTgtgaaaacaaattataatttataaataatataagtgatatTTATGGTCAACAGGCAGTAAATTGTCCAGGAAGTTACCTTCATTTGATACAAGTGACTGAAATCTGCCATAGCTGTTAAGATGTCATGCGTTCCCAGCACCAAGCCAGTCAGTTTCTTTTCTAGACCAACGCTGAGTGTTTCGTCCAATTGGGCTCGTTCGGCGTTGGCGTGTTTGTGTAATTTTGAATTGCTTTCGACCAAACTTTTAATGTTCTCTAATTCTTTTCGAATGTACTCTACtcgaatttgtatataatataatatgaacaaaCTCATTACTACATCAACAATAGTCATGAGACTTGAAAGCCCGATAAAAACAGCAAGTGGACAGAACTCTTTGAAAAGGTAAGTATTATGAAAGGCGGtccaaaaaatgaaaattactaTAGTTAGTACTGAAATAATGATACTGAGCCACGACAATTTGCGGTTCATTCCCTTGTTGTATTCCGTCGTACACAAATCACGATCTATTTTCTGCAGCTTTACATATAACTCGCAGTGCGCAGTGCCTTCGACGGTGAGTCTttgatataagaatattatgtaATCACAAActtgtacaaaaatgttaaaCGCTTTTAAATACACATCGTTAATGAACAAGTATTTCGTAGACTCACATTCCGAGGCTAACAAGAATTGAGATGATATTATTACCGTTAAAATGACTATCGAATACAAAGTGTACGCCCTCGAGGGCGGCGTGGCAAAGCCGTGTTCGATTTTCACATTAAGGCTCCCGATAACTGCTTGTAGAATATGGAGGGGTCTAAAAATACTCGTAAAGTCTTCGTCTAGTATATCGGCGGTCAGTTTCTCCAAGTTGTCAGCCATGACTTGTGTACGACAGAGTTAAGTATCCGCTTCATACGGTCGTAAACAAAATACCACTGATCAACAAACACGGCCTATATATTCAGCAGTAAATTAATCCTCTAGGGCACGTAATGCGATATAGATCACAAGGGTGACCGGCTATCTACAATGAAactgtatacataataaataaggcagttgtctgtacatggaattaaaaaaaatagaagattGTGTTTCTTTCGTATGTTTGCATGTGCGCCATTAATTCAGAAATTACATGACTACTAAACGCAACAAAAACGCAACAAAAACGCAACAAAAACGCAACAAAAACGCAAcaactaaacagcaatacttagtgttgtgttacggtttaaacaaaaaaatatatagactcctactaagatattatataggTAACAGAAACAGATGatgcttttttatgttaaatattgaaagtatttacaaatatacactAATGGCGTATGCCTGTTTGTTTAGCTCATCACGTTGCAacctttgaatatattttaataacgttcAACATAAGTATTTACCCTTGTATCCCAAAATTGTCATTATAAGTATAGGTCAACGAATCGAGCGCCTATTAAATCGAACAATTTAGGATAAGACGTTTTAAATTGTAATGGTTCGTTTAATTCAGTAAATGATGTAACTGCTGATTTGATTATAATAGTTTAATGAGTGGAGAGACAATATTGGCGTTACACGTCCCGAGACGTTGTCGGCGGCGCTGACGTCACGGATCGCAGTCTGGCCTCGGGCGGCAGTAACCGGGATAGTGTTTGTTACTTTAGTTAAAGCGTACGTGCGATATACGTTAAGTAAGTTCAATTGGGTTGTattcaaacaattaaaaagtaataaaaaaaagttatgtatcatttttattattaatttagttttgtttattcaaCAGTATGCTAATAAcgtatgatttataataataatatcaatttgtaaatctacggttcgtttacctttactcctacTCCGATTGAAATACGGTATACGGTAATGCTTTTGAGTCGGTAACGGTTCATTAAAACACTTGTCTTCAATAAAgtcatacaatatttattgttacaaaactACCCCTCTTCCAGCCCCTACGTCGGCTAAGGCGCTCAAGTGTAACTGTGTAATCGGAGATTGTTCGTGAACTAGTAAGCGAAGCGGAGATTCTCCGCGTAGCCGAGCTTCTCCAGCGCGGGGCTGCACGCGAAGTTGATCATGGGAGGGGGGCCGCACATCAGCACGATGACGTCATCGGCGGGCGGGAACAGCTGGCTCTTGATCATTTCATCGTTGATGAAGCCGGTGCTGTACTTCCAACCTGAGCGTtacaaattgatatatttaattaatttataaaacgtgCATCAAAACTCTTTTGATTCATGAgagcaattatttaaattgtgtatttaatcaattatttttatacataaaattaaaaatatttaatcatctaatttaatatgaatataattatactcaTTACTGTGGTCCGTTAACGTTATGACGTCACACACTTTCGTAACGCGTTCGATACGCacgcaatattttatatactttgtttttcGCTTCAATTAAATTCGTTTCATTTCTAAGAGGCAATCGAGTAAGTGTCGTTACCTTCGTCGGCTCTGTCGACCGTGTACCAAAGCTTGAACTGTTCGGGATGTTCGTTCTGGTATTTCTCCAGCTCGTCTCTCAACAGGATGTCCTGCTCGGTTTGGTTCGCGAATATCAGCCGCAGTTCGGTGCGGTCGTTCGCGTCCGAACATATGTGTCTGATGAGCTGCAACATTGGCGTGATGCCCGTCCCACCTGCGGCAAAGGTTATCAACACCTGGCGCGTCTATTTCCAACGAGTCCAGTCATTTATCTCAATTCTGTGAAGGCGCTATCGTCTTGGGCGTTAcgtctattaatatataatacaattgcaAGTGACTGAACACATACGTGCAACGTAAGTAGTTGTACAACACAAATAGCCGTTGAAATTGAACAACGTTGAACATTTAGAAACGTTGTTAGGTTTCAGTAACGTTTATAGCTCGCTCATACCGGTTGCCTCAAAATTGAAAGATAATTTGAATCTAGAATGGAAGCCATTTTATGactaccgtaccgtaccgtaccgtaacagcctgtgaatgtcccactgctgggctaaaggcctcctctcctcttttttgaggagaaggtttggagcttattccaccacgctgctccaatgcgggttggtagaattcacatgtggcagaatttcagtgaaattagacacatgcaggtttcctcacgatgttttccttcaccgtaaagcacgagatgaattataatcacaaattaagcacatgaaaattcagtggtgcttgcccgggtttgaacccacgatcatcggttaagattcacgcattcttaccacagggccatctcggctttttttttattttatgactacctagaaacaatttttaagatactgttaattttgttttgaagatTGAAAATGTACATCTAATTACAGAATtaccaatttttttaagttatcggAGAAGCGCGCTGTCGACTACAGCCTCTATAAGCCCGTATACATTGTATGAAGCCTGCATGTGCATGTGTAAACTTTTTACAGCTACCACACGATTTTCATCTGTGACATCAGCATAATACGCTTGATATTATCTCATTTATTTTTGGTCCACGGAACGTGTTTTTCGATAATAAGAAAACTTTTGACAGAACTTACTGTCgtgttcgtctgggtaggtacactcatcagatattctacggcaaaacagtcatacttggtattgttgtgttccggtttaaatggtgagtgagccattgtagagtaattacaggcacaagggacataacatcttagttcccaaggttggtggcgcattggtaatgtaagcgacggttaacatttcttacaatgtctatgggcgttggtgaccactcaccatcaagtAGCCCTAGTAGTATTTTAAGCATATGGGCTATATGCTTAAAATACTATactagttaaattaaatactataaaaaaaactacgggAGACAGCCTGTCTGATAAACACCCCTTGAGATTTTGCTTGCACGTTGGCTTCTTGCCATCCTACGGGATTGAGATGCTACGCCATTATGCTTATGATTGATTAACACGAATTGTGATGGGACAGTTCTATCGTACTCAGCCGGAAACacaaatacacaattaatttagTTCTTTATAAACGAGACCGCGCACTAACTGGGCGAAAATTTCGAATCTTTTCGCGAATCCGTAAATAGCATCGTTTATAGATATACGATGGATACCAGACGGGCAGAACACATTTTGGTAAGGAATCATatcagatttataataaaaatcattgcaCACCATCTAAAAATACACCCATCAGAGTTAAAGTGCGTAAAATCGCAGATAAGGCTAAAGCGAGGCGGAAGGCGCTGAAGTTGCAGGCAAAGTGTGTTAGTATATTTGCATAGTGAGAATGTCCGACAGATAGGTATATCAGAACTTGAAAAGACAGCCACATTAAGTTCgcttaaaactattaattatcaaaacatTCAatctattttatgtatatgtagtaCACGAGTGAGTTAATGATTGTCCCGGCATCCGGCTGTCCGTCTGTATGTGCAGTACGCAATCGTCTATTTTCGGTTCGCCTTAACTTTCCTTTGTTCAATAATAACGCATTCATAAATAATTCCGTTTCGCCGACGGGAAGCATTTCGGTTCGTATATTCGGAAAATAATAACACAAGTGATAAACGGTCGCATGAAAATCGGAATCGGATGTGTCCGGATCATATTTAGTCGATGCAggaaaaatttaacaaataaattagacCGTGGTGTGCGGAAACGTTTTCACCAACAGACATACTAGTATAGGTTAATACTAGAACTATAAAAATGGATTTATCTTTTGAATCGTAACCGGAGTCCGGATTGGATTAGGTCCGGGTCGTGTCCGGGTATCTGGGATTCCAGAAACTCGTAGCTTAGgaagaaataacattttataaaaaatctcaaaatatatatatataccattttcAATCTCTGTCCTAAGCGGCACAAAATGTCGCCGAGACGTACCGGCGACGAAGTCAGGAGCAACGCTCCTCAATcatgtaataataatcaaacatgtaaaatttcatcTCAATCGGTCGGATAAACCCGTCACGCGTCACATCCCGCCAGTCACAGTTACGTGACgcagataaataattatcattttacgaTAACCGTATGAGATAGTTAGCTATCGCAGGAATGGGAGTTTGGTTTATAAAGATCAGTACGTAgataaaaacttattacataattGAAAAGCGAGATACGCAATATGCAAATACACgatgacaattaaattatttctaattaatttttagattGAATTTGATTGCGCGAATTGCGTTCATCGATCGAAACCTAAAAGATTACTCAAGTACTCGTCACGTACGTATTATAATACAAGGAGCACGCTCTAAACGAGCCGTCATTGTAAACATCAGACGGATGTACACCGGGTAACGGCTACAAGtatcttataaaatgaaaaaaatctgatataaaacaaaaacaaaatgaactCGAAGGAACGATTGTGTATTACTATATATCTAATACACGACAGCTTGGGAATGAAATGATCGCCATTGATCAAATTTGGTGGTTTTTGCGTATAGAATGGATCGGCAGGTAGTCTACACCTGACTACTGAGTACTTCTTCCCAGAAAACTCAATAGCTTTTATAGGTCTTACTCGGGATTTGAATCTAGGACCCCTGGATCGTTATGAGATAGCCAACTAGACTATATCAACGAGGCAATATAGGCTGATATATATTCAAACTTCTTAAGATTAAATAGATACAAACttcttaagaaataaatatcacacataaagtatttgtatatgtaatcAGATCTAAAGTTTCCTTCCccactaataaaattaaaaaaaatcttttagatTACATTTCATGCCTCGTGGGAAGAAGTAAAATAGATGCCGATAAGCAGTTCATTTTGTAAagtatctatatacatatatataataataacataacaattatttatattaagtagccacatgtatattatttgcataaaataataaaaatattattgtattaatagtgAATGGTATGGCATGGCAGATGGTGAACATCTTAATTCTtcgtaatacaaatatttgcatCTTGATACGGTGTGCTAGAACATACCTGCAATCATGTTAAGTTTCTTCGTGGCAATTCTGACGGGGGGATCTTTCCTTAACTTCTTGATCAGGAAGGTTCCATTCCCCGCGTACTGCAGCCGTCCCGATGGTCCTCTCACATCTATTGTGTCACCGATCTTCATGTTCTCCAGATATTGTGACATTTTACCACCATCGGGGAATTTGGGGTGGACATTTTTGAAGTACACCTGGAACAGGATGATTTCTATGTAAAATGTATgagtagtaaataaaaatattacaacctTAGATCTAATACTATTCTATAACTATATAATGATAGATAAAAAAGAGAAACTACCGAGGTTCTTGCAAGTTTTTCTCACTAGAATCCACATTCTAAATaggttttacattaaatttatccttgtaaaatgacaatttgaaAGAGTACTTGAATGACAATttgaaaatatactatatatttttattttgataacaaaatattacttatatcaaGTAGaagaattttgtataatatataacaaatgtcTGGCACAGAATAacacatttaataattgttatagtaaattatatagaatttagttttatataatgtaaataaaagttttatggaCCTggataatatatgtaaatacatgaGTTgagttcaatttaaatatattatgcaaatcTTGCTTTTACTTTACTCAAACTAATTTACAGACTTCATACTACTTTGTTCATTCGATAATGATaacactatataatattaaaaaggaacatgtaatcataaatttaattcattgatttaatatattgacAGTAATCAATATGATCTTTACCTTGATGACCAAATCAACATAACCTTTCTCTTCATCGCTGGAGACTGGAGTGTACGCTCTGATAATAAGGTCATCTTCTATCTTAACTGATAGATGAATGTGTTGGCCTATCGGTAATCCTGCAATTGAAattgtaacttaaatataattaaatagaaccCAGATATAGTAAATAACTCTTCTAGTTATCCAACTTCTTAAGGGGTTCAATTTCTTCAAACTCAAATGGGTAAATTTGCAATTCAGAATGTTTTATAAAACGTGTTTGTGATTTTaaatacagcaatacttacttcAGGACAAGGTTAAATGTGcaacaactttttataaatacaaattggtttggcagaaatataaatgattatcagTGACAAGTTTAGCTTTGAAGGCTAACGTCAGATAATTTCTCTGAAAAATTCATATCAATTTTCTTTTAGAAAGTAATATCAACGTAGAATTagttgtgtgtatatatatacataactaatttacaaatttaatattgtgtagtttcttgtataattaatagaataattaatctaaattttttaaagtaaatgtcttttaattaaaaatataacttgacATCATCATTATCAGTAGTTATTAAGCATGGTAAgctgatttaaaaatacttgCCTAGGACATGTTCAGGAGTAGGCAATCCAAACCGAAACCGTCTTGTATCATGACTGATCACTTCCCGTTCAATGAGAGGTAATGGATACTTGACATTAGGGTCCACTAGAGCCACAAGTTTTTTACTCTTGGAGGGCTTGGATTTTTTACCCCAAACACAATGTGCTACAACTGATGCTATTATAACAACAGAACCGACCCCAACAATAATTGGAAATACCTGAAAGTTAAATGTTATACAgacttaaatgtatttaagttaattatactTTGATAGATAGagtatctaaaattaaaaaattgagaATATTTATTAGCAGcagatattttaatgttattaagtaCTTGAATATGTAGTAAACTGTACTGATTGAAAAAATTACAGCACTTGTATTACGAATATAGTATACCGATTCCTCAAAGTAGATTAAGTTTTTATACTTGTATTATAAACCAAGCAAACCCCATCACTAGAACTTTATTACACTTTTAATCAAACACATAATTACATACAGGTATTTTCTCGAAGGATTGTGAAATTGCTGCTTGATTTAATTGAAAGTtattcattgtttaactaaacaattacAATCAAAAACACGTCAGTACACTGGTGTTTCATTACACAAGTAGTAAATTTACGATAGCATAATTATGCTACTAAGCATTTCCACTGTGTGGAAATTAAAACTCTCCTTGAACTCGGTTATCTCTACGAGGACAAACAAATAGAGGTCTCAGGTCTCATATTACGTCAAAATGTgttcaataaaatatcataataccattgcagaaaaaaattaaactttaaaatttatctcaACTAACCAAACTCATTTTGTTGATTCAAGTAGTaactattgaataaaaatataataaaatacatactttaGTAAATACTTAGTTTATcagatatgaaaataaaacgataaggATAAAGAATCGCCGTATATAGAATCTATATAATAGTAATCaaactataattatactataatataacctctaatattaaatgttagaaACAGAAAAGAACTTACGATTTTTGAATTCACTCTATCACCcatgtttacttttatttcttatataataataataattcagtttgtaatattaaatactaaactgTAACAGGTTCTGGATTAAGTCGTGCATAACAAACGAAAAAACTTGCATATTTTACGCGTTTGTATTACATAAGATACTGAGTgtgatttattttagaattggCGTCTAAATTGAATACTATGTTGGGAGAGTTGATCTTTCTGAAATGAGAAAAAGCTTCAATCGTTCTCAGAATAGAATGTTACGATACAGATTACAGAGGAGCTAGAtacatttatctttaaattccCGTTTTTCTATACCTTAtagtatactttattttattagatacacTATAGTTAATGTTTAAATTGTGGTTAATGTTCAAATAGTAATGATagcatgtatttaatatatcaaattctcaaacaattttttgaaaatacgCGGCATAACGTACAGAAGCTACACGAcaacaagttttttttgttatttgttttttttttaaatattataatttagaagaGACAAATGTATATACAATACAGCCAGAACAAAGCACAGTAAAGGAACTTatcaaacacaaaatattaattatccttattacattgatataattaaatcataattttatacatgGTATATTATCTAACAAGATGTTAGAATTTAAACTtctttaca from Nymphalis io chromosome 4, ilAglIoxx1.1, whole genome shotgun sequence includes:
- the LOC126781882 gene encoding uncharacterized protein LOC126781882, with translation MADNLEKLTADILDEDFTSIFRPLHILQAVIGSLNVKIEHGFATPPSRALMTIVDVVMSLFILYYIQIRVEYIRKELENIKSLVESNSKLHKHANAERAQLDETLSVGLEKKLTGLVLGTHDILTAMADFSHLYQMKISYFTYMMLLWVVMLIELSIIPQRKGVVKRNAKRMFLLLDVRNSISIYDIYTLDARLLARTLGIITTYTVIILQFYVA
- the LOC126781715 gene encoding NADH-cytochrome b5 reductase 3 isoform X2; this translates as MGDRVNSKIVFPIIVGVGSVVIIASVVAHCVWGKKSKPSKSKKLVALVDPNVKYPLPLIEREVISHDTRRFRFGLPTPEHVLGLPIGQHIHLSVKIEDDLIIRAYTPVSSDEEKGYVDLVIKVYFKNVHPKFPDGGKMSQYLENMKIGDTIDVRGPSGRLQYAGNGTFLIKKLRKDPPVRIATKKLNMIAGGTGITPMLQLIRHICSDANDRTELRLIFANQTEQDILLRDELEKYQNEHPEQFKLWYTVDRADEGWKYSTGFINDEMIKSQLFPPADDVIVLMCGPPPMINFACSPALEKLGYAENLRFAY
- the LOC126781715 gene encoding NADH-cytochrome b5 reductase 3 isoform X3: MSLVFPIIVGVGSVVIIASVVAHCVWGKKSKPSKSKKLVALVDPNVKYPLPLIEREVISHDTRRFRFGLPTPEHVLGLPIGQHIHLSVKIEDDLIIRAYTPVSSDEEKGYVDLVIKVYFKNVHPKFPDGGKMSQYLENMKIGDTIDVRGPSGRLQYAGNGTFLIKKLRKDPPVRIATKKLNMIAGGTGITPMLQLIRHICSDANDRTELRLIFANQTEQDILLRDELEKYQNEHPEQFKLWYTVDRADEGWKYSTGFINDEMIKSQLFPPADDVIVLMCGPPPMINFACSPALEKLGYAENLRFAY
- the LOC126781715 gene encoding NADH-cytochrome b5 reductase 3 isoform X1, coding for MNNFQLNQAAISQSFEKIPVFPIIVGVGSVVIIASVVAHCVWGKKSKPSKSKKLVALVDPNVKYPLPLIEREVISHDTRRFRFGLPTPEHVLGLPIGQHIHLSVKIEDDLIIRAYTPVSSDEEKGYVDLVIKVYFKNVHPKFPDGGKMSQYLENMKIGDTIDVRGPSGRLQYAGNGTFLIKKLRKDPPVRIATKKLNMIAGGTGITPMLQLIRHICSDANDRTELRLIFANQTEQDILLRDELEKYQNEHPEQFKLWYTVDRADEGWKYSTGFINDEMIKSQLFPPADDVIVLMCGPPPMINFACSPALEKLGYAENLRFAY